One Methanohalophilus mahii DSM 5219 genomic window carries:
- a CDS encoding UPF0147 family protein codes for MLSVNTKDVIEQCTQVLEHIANDNSVPRNIRRSATEVVEKLNDDSEALFLRASSSISILEDISNDPNIPLHTRTLIWNVASQLETIPVDE; via the coding sequence ATGCTGTCTGTTAATACTAAAGATGTTATAGAGCAATGCACACAGGTACTGGAGCACATAGCAAACGATAATTCAGTCCCAAGAAATATCAGGCGCTCCGCAACCGAAGTCGTGGAAAAGTTAAACGATGACAGTGAAGCCCTTTTCCTGAGAGCTTCTTCAAGCATATCCATTCTTGAAGATATCAGCAATGACCCCAACATTCCCCTTCATACCCGTACATTAATCTGGAATGTAGCAAGTCAGCTTGAAACAATACCTGTGGATGAATAA
- a CDS encoding radical SAM protein produces the protein MEPEIKAELISIGAVNLDRSLLGRITIPTAGPGAGNTAFFLKSGRHRVRLTVNEGSPLKAVMDKGEIVILKGGNELVRGHLEEELIHCPGQAYITISEKCVYNCKFCPVPKLGGKVKSLDEVLELVDMGYSSGMMEAISITSGVEETAEKEVKRAIEVLNAVKKYNVPIGVSIYPTQGSSASLKKAGADEIKYNVETMDRDLYPTVCPDQELDEILWYLREAVDIFGKNKVFSNFIIGLGESDEIVEKGLEELASLGIIPILRAGGVHPLRMGDIDIERPTKYRLLKLTKVLRNILDKHGLRADISRTMCLPCTACDLNPHIDLE, from the coding sequence ATGGAACCAGAAATTAAGGCTGAACTAATATCAATCGGTGCTGTAAATCTGGACAGGTCACTGCTTGGTAGAATTACAATCCCAACAGCAGGGCCCGGAGCAGGAAATACCGCATTTTTCCTCAAATCCGGCAGGCATCGTGTACGCCTTACAGTAAATGAAGGTTCACCCCTCAAAGCTGTAATGGATAAAGGGGAAATTGTGATTTTGAAAGGGGGAAACGAGCTTGTAAGGGGACATCTCGAAGAAGAACTTATCCACTGCCCCGGGCAGGCATATATCACCATAAGTGAGAAGTGTGTATATAATTGCAAATTCTGCCCCGTTCCGAAACTTGGCGGGAAGGTGAAAAGCCTTGATGAAGTGCTGGAACTTGTGGATATGGGATATTCTTCGGGAATGATGGAAGCGATATCCATTACCTCAGGAGTTGAGGAAACAGCAGAAAAAGAGGTCAAACGTGCTATTGAGGTCCTCAATGCGGTAAAAAAATACAATGTACCCATAGGCGTATCCATATATCCGACTCAAGGCAGTTCTGCCTCCCTGAAAAAAGCCGGTGCAGATGAAATAAAATACAACGTAGAAACGATGGACCGTGATCTATATCCCACGGTATGCCCGGATCAGGAACTGGACGAAATCCTCTGGTATCTGCGAGAAGCCGTGGATATCTTCGGAAAGAATAAAGTATTTTCCAATTTCATAATCGGTCTTGGGGAATCCGATGAAATTGTGGAAAAGGGATTGGAAGAACTTGCTTCGTTGGGTATTATACCGATTTTACGCGCCGGAGGCGTTCATCCTTTGCGCATGGGTGATATCGACATTGAACGTCCGACTAAATACAGGCTGCTTAAACTTACAAAGGTCCTCCGCAACATACTGGACAAACACGGGTTGCGGGCCGATATTTCAAGAACAATGTGCCTTCCGTGTACTGCCTGTGACCTAAATCCCCATATTGACCTGGAGTGA
- a CDS encoding DUF169 domain-containing protein: MTYAEMTKRFRHFFRLPLTPIAVKLNSDETANITSPMRYCEMVRKSAAYGTTFTATIDDISCASAELALGFTEPSYGEVYPRIKPANIDKITVAPLDKCEFEPDAVVVIGNASKLMLLAATLAKVKGNMIESKFKGEFAVCGECTAIPVMENTVNLSLLCSGARMFSDYRNDEIVFGFPLDSFIELTESLKEESITKALCGCLMDDLPTRVVDSILALGFTKGTDHFLGRFKNEIIRLYIPKDEKGKSTSVTLHIPVKFKDTNAAEKALDMTADLFENTLIYRRRDNWIDVVLLIELHESINRAAMRGEKFEAIINRGIEVMLDNVAKFKRKVAQ, encoded by the coding sequence ATGACATATGCAGAAATGACAAAAAGATTCAGACACTTTTTTAGACTTCCGCTTACACCGATTGCTGTTAAACTTAACAGTGATGAGACAGCAAACATCACCTCCCCAATGCGTTACTGTGAAATGGTACGTAAAAGTGCTGCATATGGCACTACATTCACAGCTACCATTGATGATATCTCCTGTGCAAGTGCAGAACTGGCACTTGGTTTCACAGAGCCGAGTTATGGAGAGGTATATCCCCGAATTAAGCCGGCAAATATAGATAAAATAACCGTGGCACCACTTGATAAATGTGAATTTGAACCGGATGCAGTAGTAGTTATTGGAAATGCCAGTAAACTCATGCTATTGGCAGCGACCCTCGCTAAGGTAAAAGGGAACATGATAGAATCAAAATTCAAAGGAGAATTTGCAGTTTGTGGCGAATGTACTGCCATTCCTGTGATGGAAAACACTGTGAACCTCTCGCTTCTGTGTAGCGGAGCACGCATGTTCAGTGATTACAGAAACGATGAAATTGTGTTTGGATTCCCATTGGATTCCTTTATAGAGCTTACAGAATCTCTCAAAGAAGAGAGCATCACAAAAGCTCTCTGTGGATGCCTCATGGATGATCTTCCAACCAGAGTGGTGGATTCCATTCTTGCTCTTGGATTTACAAAAGGAACAGACCACTTCCTGGGACGTTTCAAAAACGAGATCATAAGACTTTATATACCAAAGGATGAAAAAGGAAAAAGCACATCAGTCACACTTCATATCCCAGTCAAATTTAAGGACACAAATGCGGCAGAAAAAGCATTGGATATGACAGCAGACTTATTCGAAAACACCCTTATCTACCGCAGACGCGATAACTGGATCGATGTTGTCCTATTAATAGAACTTCACGAATCCATCAATCGTGCGGCTATGAGAGGTGAGAAGTTCGAAGCGATCATAAATCGCGGAATAGAAGTAATGCTTGACAACGTTGCAAAATTCAAGAGAAAAGTAGCTCAATGA
- a CDS encoding sulfurtransferase TusA family protein, whose product MEEQTTELDLKGEVCPFTFVKTKLQLEQMGSGEVLTVIFDHAPAIGNVPKSVRNEGHTVLGIDHIDTNLWKVHIKKLDRKV is encoded by the coding sequence ATGGAAGAGCAAACAACTGAATTGGATTTAAAAGGAGAAGTGTGCCCGTTTACTTTTGTAAAAACAAAATTACAGCTTGAACAAATGGGGAGTGGAGAGGTTCTGACAGTCATTTTCGACCACGCGCCTGCGATCGGAAACGTTCCCAAGAGTGTCAGGAATGAAGGGCATACAGTTCTTGGAATAGATCATATAGATACTAATCTCTGGAAAGTTCACATAAAAAAGCTTGATCGAAAGGTTTAA
- a CDS encoding deoxyuridine 5'-triphosphate nucleotidohydrolase, whose product MSMLSKNELNKLLEVDKPLVEGFVNQELQVQPNGIELTLESVHSLNGKGTIDFDNSKRQIPESIPLDFNEEWIELEKGIYKIIFNEIVNIPKTIAALATPRSSLIRAGATLETAVWDAGYRGRSECLLVVYNPNGLKLQKNARLIQLVFYTLHTEVDEGYNGKYQNENTCSQ is encoded by the coding sequence ATGTCAATGCTATCAAAAAACGAACTTAACAAACTTCTGGAGGTAGATAAGCCTCTTGTTGAAGGGTTTGTGAATCAAGAGCTTCAGGTGCAACCCAATGGAATTGAACTTACACTTGAAAGTGTGCACAGCCTAAATGGAAAGGGTACCATCGATTTTGATAATTCAAAAAGACAAATTCCTGAAAGCATACCTCTTGATTTTAATGAGGAATGGATTGAGCTTGAAAAAGGCATATATAAAATTATCTTTAATGAAATCGTTAATATCCCTAAAACTATTGCAGCACTCGCAACACCAAGGTCAAGCCTGATACGTGCCGGAGCAACCCTGGAAACCGCTGTATGGGACGCCGGATACCGGGGCAGAAGCGAGTGTTTACTGGTTGTGTATAATCCCAATGGCCTGAAACTGCAGAAAAATGCGCGTCTCATACAACTTGTATTTTATACCCTGCACACAGAAGTTGATGAAGGATACAATGGTAAATACCAGAATGAGAATACCTGCTCACAATAA
- a CDS encoding translin family protein, with amino-acid sequence MDSITGILIGNFEEKDAAREKGLALSRKLVRACRTTTIAIHRKDRDTVEKNILTAHNYLREMNETLGKYPEIYYKGPVGQAQQEYAECIITYSLLCENKSLEELPTPKQMEIEDSAYLNGLAEAGGELRRHVLDLIREDKVAEGEQYLQIMDNIYSFLIMFDYPDVITANLRRHTDVLRSLNEKTRGDLTHALQQYKFQKLMTNSQEIKQI; translated from the coding sequence ATGGATTCTATTACCGGCATCCTTATTGGAAATTTTGAAGAAAAGGATGCTGCACGGGAAAAGGGTCTGGCCCTGTCACGTAAACTTGTAAGAGCCTGCCGTACAACTACTATCGCCATTCATCGCAAAGATCGGGATACTGTCGAAAAGAATATCCTGACTGCTCATAATTATCTCCGGGAAATGAATGAAACCCTGGGAAAATACCCTGAAATATATTACAAAGGACCTGTGGGACAGGCACAGCAGGAATATGCGGAATGTATTATCACCTATTCTTTACTATGTGAAAATAAGTCACTTGAGGAACTTCCAACCCCCAAGCAGATGGAAATCGAAGATTCAGCCTATCTTAATGGCCTGGCAGAGGCAGGCGGCGAATTGAGAAGGCATGTACTTGATCTGATAAGAGAAGACAAAGTGGCAGAAGGGGAACAATATTTACAAATTATGGATAACATTTATTCGTTTTTGATCATGTTTGATTATCCCGATGTAATTACCGCAAACCTCAGGCGACACACGGATGTACTCAGATCCCTGAATGAAAAGACCAGAGGAGATCTGACACATGCATTACAGCAATATAAATTCCAGAAATTAATGACAAATTCTCAGGAAATAAAGCAAATTTAA
- a CDS encoding 2-amino-3,7-dideoxy-D-threo-hept-6-ulosonate synthase: MSEIGKSVRIERIFDRNTQNAIIIPMDHGVGAGPLRGLTDMPATVNKVAEGGANAVLGHMGLPKYGHRGYGKDVGLIIHLSGSTSLGPDPNHKVLVTTIEEAIKVGADAVSVHINIGADDEAKMLQDLGRIAKGCDEWGIPLLAMMYPRGPRVASEHDADYVKHAARVGAELGADIVKTNYTGDIDSFKEVVEGCPVPIVIAGGPQMETEEDLLQMIHDSLEAGGRGVAIGRNVFQSEDPVVTVSKISRIVHGGETVEEVLNR; encoded by the coding sequence ATGAGTGAAATTGGCAAATCCGTAAGGATCGAACGCATATTCGATCGTAATACACAAAACGCAATAATCATACCAATGGACCACGGAGTAGGGGCAGGACCTCTAAGAGGACTGACAGACATGCCTGCTACTGTAAATAAAGTTGCTGAAGGTGGTGCAAATGCAGTATTGGGACATATGGGACTTCCCAAATACGGCCACAGAGGATATGGGAAGGACGTGGGATTGATAATCCATCTTTCCGGCTCAACATCCCTTGGTCCTGACCCAAATCACAAGGTACTGGTTACCACCATCGAGGAAGCCATTAAGGTGGGCGCTGATGCAGTATCAGTGCACATAAATATAGGTGCAGATGATGAGGCAAAGATGTTGCAGGATCTTGGAAGAATTGCAAAGGGCTGTGATGAATGGGGAATCCCACTTCTTGCAATGATGTATCCCAGAGGACCCCGCGTAGCATCAGAACATGATGCAGATTATGTGAAACATGCTGCAAGAGTGGGTGCCGAACTGGGGGCAGATATCGTTAAAACAAATTACACAGGAGATATTGATTCATTCAAAGAAGTCGTGGAAGGCTGCCCGGTACCTATTGTTATAGCAGGCGGCCCCCAGATGGAAACAGAAGAAGACCTCCTGCAAATGATACATGATTCACTGGAGGCAGGCGGCAGAGGTGTTGCAATCGGCAGAAATGTATTCCAGTCCGAAGACCCGGTCGTTACCGTATCTAAAATATCCCGCATTGTACATGGGGGAGAAACTGTGGAGGAAGTCCTCAATAGATAA
- a CDS encoding Sjogren's syndrome/scleroderma autoantigen 1 family protein, with the protein MGRNNDDAKIRRISKLLELGGTMLAQHCDTCGSPLFRYQGQVLCPLCNIAEEGEEAQDEKVEETIPSVETEVSTGKKEEFEAENVESKAKVSSEQPDTHLHEPVSDALHAERKVAGSLEQLIESKLVEIAKNIQSETDPRRVEDAFDLIERGVTILERIRHNS; encoded by the coding sequence ATGGGAAGAAATAATGACGATGCTAAAATAAGAAGAATTTCTAAATTGCTTGAACTGGGTGGCACAATGCTTGCACAACATTGTGATACTTGTGGCTCTCCTTTATTCCGTTATCAGGGTCAGGTCCTATGTCCTCTATGCAATATTGCGGAAGAGGGGGAAGAGGCCCAGGATGAAAAGGTAGAGGAAACTATCCCTTCTGTTGAAACAGAAGTATCCACCGGCAAAAAAGAGGAGTTTGAAGCAGAGAATGTTGAAAGTAAAGCAAAAGTTTCTTCGGAGCAACCTGATACTCACCTTCATGAACCGGTGTCCGATGCATTGCATGCTGAAAGGAAGGTTGCAGGTTCCCTTGAGCAATTGATTGAATCCAAACTTGTTGAAATAGCAAAAAATATTCAATCAGAAACTGATCCTCGGAGAGTAGAAGATGCTTTTGATCTTATAGAGAGGGGAGTTACCATTCTGGAAAGGATAAGACATAATTCCTGA
- the glyS gene encoding glycine--tRNA ligase has protein sequence MDKYEQVIELAKRRGFLWNSFELYGGTAGFYDYGPLGSTLKRRIENIWRQFYVVREGFMEIETPTIGIEDIFVASGHVGGFSDPLCECEQCKEAFRADHLIEDYVAVADALSNEEVDDIISKYDICCPECEGKLGKAREFNLMFETSIGPGNGRPGYLRPETAQGIFIDFQRLARYYREKLPFGVTQIGKSYRNEISPRQGVIRLREFTQAEAEIFIHPQEKKHPEIAAVENDLIILYSDKAQERGELEEMTIREAIDKKIIAHEFLAYHIALTNRFLKRIGISPDKLRFRQHKKDEMAHYAIDCWDGEIKTTRFGWIETVGIADRTDYDLNAHTKMSKDDLAVYIEYDEPKMVKKFAVKPDMGKLGPLFRKKAKDVAETLKQLGPEELEKDGDINIVVNGEEVSVPKDVVSAEEVEEKISGETVVPHVIEPSYGIDRIFYTLLEHAYETEMAPTAEEEKEEERTLLKFKSEIAPIQVAVLPLMKNSDELVSKGRQIVSNLKDMGLMVAYDDSGTIGRRYRRNDEIGTPYSITIDYETLEDNTVTIRERDTMKQVRTPVSDLEGNLNKLIRGKMELEEAGRPLSL, from the coding sequence ATGGACAAATATGAGCAGGTTATCGAACTGGCAAAACGACGCGGATTCCTGTGGAACTCTTTTGAATTATACGGAGGTACTGCCGGATTCTATGACTACGGACCCCTGGGAAGTACCCTGAAACGCAGAATAGAGAACATATGGAGACAATTCTATGTTGTCCGGGAAGGCTTCATGGAAATAGAAACTCCTACCATTGGCATAGAGGACATATTCGTAGCTTCGGGTCATGTAGGTGGCTTCTCCGACCCCTTATGTGAGTGTGAACAATGCAAAGAGGCCTTCCGGGCAGATCATCTGATCGAGGACTATGTAGCGGTTGCGGATGCATTGAGCAATGAAGAAGTAGATGATATAATCAGCAAATATGATATTTGCTGCCCGGAATGTGAGGGAAAACTTGGAAAGGCAAGGGAGTTTAACCTGATGTTTGAGACGAGCATAGGACCCGGTAATGGCAGACCCGGATACCTGCGTCCGGAAACCGCCCAGGGAATTTTTATTGATTTCCAGAGGCTGGCACGTTATTACAGGGAAAAACTGCCCTTCGGTGTAACCCAGATCGGTAAATCATACCGTAATGAGATTTCCCCGCGACAGGGTGTCATAAGACTCAGGGAATTTACCCAGGCTGAGGCTGAAATATTCATCCATCCACAAGAAAAAAAGCACCCTGAAATTGCTGCAGTTGAAAATGACCTGATAATACTTTATTCCGATAAAGCCCAGGAAAGAGGAGAACTGGAAGAAATGACAATTCGGGAAGCAATCGACAAAAAAATCATTGCCCACGAATTCCTTGCCTATCATATTGCACTTACCAACCGTTTCCTCAAACGTATTGGTATTTCTCCCGACAAACTGAGATTCCGCCAGCATAAGAAAGATGAGATGGCACATTATGCAATCGATTGCTGGGATGGCGAAATCAAAACAACTCGTTTTGGATGGATAGAAACAGTGGGTATTGCTGATCGGACTGACTATGACCTGAATGCTCATACAAAAATGAGCAAAGACGATCTGGCTGTCTATATTGAATATGATGAACCTAAAATGGTGAAAAAATTTGCTGTAAAACCGGATATGGGAAAACTGGGGCCCCTGTTCAGGAAAAAAGCAAAGGATGTTGCAGAAACCCTCAAGCAACTCGGACCTGAAGAACTTGAAAAAGATGGCGATATAAACATAGTAGTCAACGGCGAGGAAGTTTCAGTACCAAAAGATGTTGTTTCAGCTGAGGAAGTGGAAGAGAAAATAAGCGGGGAAACTGTGGTACCCCATGTGATCGAACCTTCCTACGGAATCGACAGGATATTCTATACATTACTGGAACATGCTTATGAGACCGAAATGGCCCCTACAGCTGAAGAAGAAAAGGAAGAAGAGCGCACTCTTCTCAAATTTAAGAGCGAAATCGCCCCAATACAGGTAGCAGTCCTGCCACTTATGAAAAACAGTGATGAACTGGTCAGTAAAGGCAGGCAGATCGTAAGTAACCTCAAGGACATGGGATTGATGGTGGCTTATGATGATTCGGGAACCATCGGAAGAAGATACCGCAGGAATGATGAAATCGGTACTCCATATTCGATAACTATCGACTATGAAACCCTTGAAGATAATACCGTTACGATTCGTGAGAGAGATACCATGAAGCAGGTTCGCACCCCTGTAAGTGATCTTGAAGGAAACCTGAATAAATTGATCAGAGGAAAGATGGAGTTAGAGGAAGCCGGAAGGCCCCTCTCCCTCTAA
- a CDS encoding Mov34/MPN/PAD-1 family protein: MTASKIGISQEHLSIILEELESNRPFEACGVLLGINEGYVASIKRVVPVKNSRRTQYSFELDSTEFYRIWNDAEKEGMDVVGIYHTHPANTARPSDRDKKSMRNFPLIWIIAGNDGVFAYRFVKERLSTVHIV, translated from the coding sequence ATGACCGCCAGTAAAATAGGTATTTCACAGGAACACCTTTCGATCATATTGGAAGAACTTGAATCAAATCGTCCTTTTGAAGCCTGTGGTGTACTGTTAGGAATCAATGAAGGATATGTGGCCTCCATAAAGAGGGTAGTTCCTGTGAAAAACTCCAGGCGTACACAGTACAGTTTTGAACTTGATTCCACGGAATTCTACAGAATTTGGAATGATGCAGAAAAAGAGGGAATGGATGTAGTAGGAATTTATCATACCCATCCAGCAAATACTGCAAGACCTTCGGACCGGGACAAAAAATCCATGCGTAATTTCCCTCTAATCTGGATCATTGCAGGTAATGATGGAGTATTTGCTTACAGGTTTGTGAAGGAAAGGTTAAGTACTGTGCATATCGTGTAA
- a CDS encoding DEAD/DEAH box helicase, with translation MVKYIQHPLIKPDSAEQRLYQLDLAGKALSSSTLVVLPTGLGKTIVALLVMASRLETTGKKVVMLSPTKPLVEQHAAFFSQMLNLKPEEVMTFTGNLPPAKREKMWEKGRVIVSTPQVIENDLLTKRISLRDVAHITFDEAHRAVGNYSYTYIAEEYFNQAKEPLCLAITASPGSSDEKIAEVCESLHIEKVAVKTEDDSDVAPYIHHKQVEWVHLKLPDEMQSLKGLLDKVLEDRIQKLDELGYRLPYGKKTSKKELLGLQRKMQGQLRSGNPDPSVYSSISLMAEILKAGHAIEVIETQGVGALARYVDRLEREACTKGASKASKRLMEDLFMRQLSHRLKECGAEHPKLETVCNIVKEQLTSNPDSRVIVFTNFRDTAEMVTDALSEIEDINPVKFVGQSSKYKDKGLTQKQQVEIIDHFKQGNFNVLVATSVAEEGLDIPATDLVVFYEPIPSEIRSIQRKGRTGRKHAGRVVVLVTKGTRDEGYYWSSANREKKMQGNIKQLQETLATDEQENAFIKEKQRSLEDFDNNVEPADESGPEVVADQREIRSTVTRNLQKAGASLSVRTLEVGDYVVSENIAIERKESGDFVNSLIEGKLFEQISNLTRTYEKTILIIEGGGLFNARRINPSSIYGAMLSISMDFETTILHTRDAEETAALILQIAKRQQGKDKKPINPHGKKAAPILSKQQEYIVSAIPQLGPQAARNLLEHFGSVEAVMKACEEELREVKLIGPKTAARIREVVCSEYKG, from the coding sequence ATGGTAAAGTACATACAACACCCCCTGATAAAACCTGATTCTGCAGAACAACGTCTCTATCAGCTTGACCTGGCAGGCAAAGCGCTTTCCTCCTCTACACTGGTAGTCCTTCCCACAGGACTGGGCAAAACAATAGTAGCCCTGCTTGTTATGGCATCAAGACTGGAGACCACGGGAAAAAAAGTGGTGATGCTATCACCCACAAAACCACTGGTCGAACAACACGCAGCTTTTTTTAGCCAGATGCTAAACCTGAAACCTGAAGAAGTGATGACTTTTACGGGAAATCTTCCTCCTGCAAAGAGAGAAAAGATGTGGGAAAAGGGCAGGGTAATAGTATCCACACCACAGGTTATCGAGAACGACCTGCTCACAAAAAGGATCAGTCTTCGGGATGTGGCCCACATAACATTCGACGAAGCACACCGTGCTGTTGGAAACTATTCATATACCTACATTGCAGAGGAATATTTCAACCAGGCAAAAGAACCCCTGTGCCTGGCAATTACTGCAAGCCCGGGCAGCTCTGATGAAAAGATAGCAGAGGTCTGTGAGAGTCTGCATATCGAAAAGGTGGCAGTCAAAACAGAAGACGATTCTGATGTTGCCCCTTATATCCACCATAAACAAGTCGAATGGGTTCACTTAAAATTGCCCGATGAAATGCAAAGCCTTAAAGGTTTGCTTGATAAAGTCCTGGAAGACAGGATTCAAAAACTGGATGAACTGGGATACAGACTGCCCTACGGGAAAAAAACCTCAAAAAAGGAACTACTGGGACTTCAAAGAAAAATGCAGGGCCAGCTCAGAAGTGGAAACCCCGATCCTTCCGTATACAGTTCCATATCCCTCATGGCAGAAATCCTCAAAGCAGGCCATGCAATAGAAGTAATTGAAACCCAGGGTGTGGGTGCTCTTGCCAGATATGTGGACCGCCTGGAAAGGGAAGCCTGTACAAAGGGAGCGAGTAAGGCTTCTAAAAGACTCATGGAAGACCTGTTCATGAGGCAATTATCCCATCGTCTTAAAGAGTGCGGCGCAGAGCATCCCAAGCTTGAAACCGTGTGTAACATTGTAAAAGAACAATTAACCTCCAATCCAGATTCAAGAGTGATCGTTTTTACCAATTTCAGGGATACCGCAGAAATGGTAACAGATGCACTATCAGAGATTGAAGATATAAATCCAGTGAAATTCGTAGGGCAGAGTTCAAAATACAAAGACAAAGGACTAACCCAGAAACAACAGGTCGAAATAATTGATCATTTCAAACAGGGTAACTTCAATGTACTTGTTGCAACTTCCGTTGCTGAAGAGGGACTGGACATACCTGCAACAGACCTGGTTGTTTTTTATGAACCAATCCCCTCGGAAATACGCAGTATCCAGAGAAAGGGGAGAACCGGCCGCAAACATGCCGGCAGGGTTGTAGTTCTGGTAACGAAGGGAACCCGGGATGAAGGCTACTACTGGAGCAGTGCAAACCGGGAAAAGAAGATGCAGGGCAATATCAAACAACTCCAGGAAACACTAGCCACAGATGAACAAGAAAATGCTTTCATAAAAGAAAAGCAGCGCAGTCTTGAGGATTTCGACAACAATGTGGAACCTGCAGATGAAAGCGGACCGGAAGTCGTGGCGGACCAAAGAGAGATACGAAGTACTGTAACACGCAATCTACAAAAAGCAGGTGCGTCCCTTAGTGTAAGAACTCTCGAAGTGGGAGATTACGTTGTCAGTGAGAATATCGCTATCGAGAGAAAGGAAAGCGGGGATTTCGTTAATTCACTTATAGAGGGGAAGCTCTTTGAGCAGATTTCAAACCTGACACGCACTTATGAAAAAACCATCCTGATTATCGAAGGGGGTGGACTATTCAACGCCCGGCGTATCAATCCCTCTTCAATTTACGGTGCAATGTTATCAATATCAATGGATTTTGAAACAACTATTCTCCATACCAGAGACGCAGAAGAAACAGCAGCCCTCATACTCCAGATAGCAAAAAGACAGCAGGGAAAGGATAAAAAACCTATCAATCCCCACGGGAAAAAGGCTGCTCCTATCCTTTCGAAACAGCAGGAATATATTGTATCCGCAATACCCCAGCTTGGACCACAGGCAGCACGCAACCTGCTAGAACATTTTGGATCTGTGGAAGCCGTTATGAAGGCTTGCGAAGAAGAACTCAGGGAAGTGAAACTCATTGGCCCTAAAACCGCTGCACGTATAAGAGAAGTGGTTTGTAGCGAATATAAAGGATAA
- a CDS encoding MarR family transcriptional regulator, which produces MVFVGNSKADAQIVKKANNHNRKKLRETIEELPPSAKLVLKVLEYGGYLTQKEIAEESYLPPRTVRYALNRLKDERFLQERFYFKDARQSLYGLSYLSDGHETNEMPVQDSVDVSFTGGFTKKYELPVN; this is translated from the coding sequence ATCGTTTTTGTTGGCAATAGTAAAGCAGACGCACAGATTGTAAAAAAAGCAAACAACCATAACCGAAAAAAACTTCGAGAAACAATCGAAGAATTACCACCATCTGCAAAACTTGTCCTCAAGGTCCTGGAATACGGTGGATACCTGACCCAGAAAGAAATTGCAGAAGAAAGTTATCTTCCACCCAGAACAGTAAGATATGCATTAAACCGGCTAAAAGATGAAAGGTTTCTGCAGGAAAGGTTCTATTTTAAGGATGCAAGGCAGAGTCTATACGGTTTAAGCTACCTATCAGACGGGCATGAAACAAATGAAATGCCTGTACAGGATTCAGTTGATGTCTCCTTCACCGGTGGATTCACAAAGAAATATGAATTACCGGTCAATTGA